In one Cercospora beticola chromosome 1, complete sequence genomic region, the following are encoded:
- a CDS encoding uncharacterized protein (BUSCO:EOG09261P7G) — translation MSAILSADDLNDFINPGVACIKPVETLPKQQPTEFDNPYEVTTEEKVDSGSLPPPAQISLTDCLACSGCVTSAEAILVSLQSHAEVLDTLDKYPEATIPTAGNGAASTDGQGKIFIASISPQARASLAATYDISERDAGYMISQLLSGPLGVRSGGKNKSGFSWVIDTNAMREATLVAAADEVDQLQEGQKKPVITSACPGWICYAEKTHSHILPHLSRLKSPQALTGVLVKSVLAKKYGIDPSNVWHLAIMPCFDKKLEASRSELTSHTWHGQSGDAVRDVDCVITARELLMLAESRDISFPGLPKHPVAGLPSFPEPRLNEFLFGSQRGQKRKRQDTAAIGTSGGYLWHILKTKQARHAGSQITVKRGRNQDVSEYSIVDPDGTAIFKAARYYGFRNIQNLVRKLKPAKTSRLPGATTGRKVGVSRRPGAAKAGGDSDDYAYVEVMACPGGCTNGGGQIKVGDVAILRQVGGTGIENGGSQEMLPQQREWLAKVDEAYWSAESNDSPADDSEVRTESDVEHSPARDSVMSGVEDNPDMVDGIYHAHIHDIMKHWSTITGIDLDTLMTTTYRVVESDVGKDKPGGDVERVNALAAAAGGGW, via the coding sequence ATGTCGGCCATTCTCTCCGCCGACGACTTGAATGACTTCATTAACCCGGGTGTCGCGTGCATCAAGCCCGTCGAGACTCTTCCCAAACAGCAACCAACCGAGTTCGACAATCCTTACGAAGTAACCACCGAAGAGAAAGTCGATTCGGGCTCCCTACCACCGCCCGCTCAGATCTCTCTAACCGATTGTCTGGCATGCTCGGGGTGCGTCACTAGTGCAGAGGCAATTCTGGTGTCGTTGCAGAGTCATGCAGAGGTGCTCGATACGTTGGACAAATATCCGGAAGCCACGATTCCCACTGCAGGCAACGGAGCTGCGAGTACAGATGGACAAGGCAAGATCTTCATCGCAAGCATCAGCCCTCAGGCACGGGCAAGCCTCGCTGCAACATACGACATATCAGAAAGAGATGCGGGCTACATGATTAGCCAATTGCTCAGCGGACCATTGGGAGTGAGAAGTGGAGGCAAGAACAAATCTGGCTTTTCTTGGGTGATCGATACGAATGCCATGCGGGAGGCAACCCTTGTTGCCGCAGCGGACGAGGTTGATCAGCTGCAGGAAGGCCAGAAGAAACCTGTCATTACATCTGCTTGTCCAGGTTGGATCTGCTATGCTGAGAAGACCCATTCCCATATTTTACCACATCTCAGCAGGCTCAAATCGCCTCAGGCACTGACTGGCGTGCTTGTCAAATCAGTGCTGGCAAAGAAATACGGAATCGATCCGAGCAACGTCTGGCACTTGGCGATCATGCCATGTTTCGACAAGAAACTCGAAGCTTCGCGTAGTGAGCTCACTTCTCACACATGGCATGGTCAGAGTGGCGATGCTGTTCGTGATGTTGATTGCGTTATCACGGCACGGGAGCTACTTATGCTCGCTGAAAGCAGGGACATCAGCTTTCCCGGTCTTCCCAAACATCCCGTCGCAGGTTTGCCATCGTTCCCAGAGCCTAGGCTGAACGAGTTCCTTTTCGGAAGCCAGAGGGGGCAAAAGCGCAAGCGTCAGGACACTGCTGCTATCGGCACATCAGGAGGCTATCTTTGGCACATACTGAAGACGAAGCAAGCTCGTCATGCCGGTTCACAAATCACTGTAAAGCGAGGGCGTAACCAGGATGTCTCCGAGTACAGTATTGTCGATCCTGACGGAACTGCGATCTTCAAAGCTGCTCGTTACTACGGTTTCCGCAATATTCAGAACCTGGTTCGAAAGCTGAAACCGGCGAAGACAAGTCGCCTGCCTGGTGCCACGACAGGTCGTAAAGTTGGAGTGAGCCGTCGTCCTGGAGCCGCGAAAGCTGGTGGTGATTCCGATGATTACGCTTATGTCGAAGTCATGGCGTGCCCTGGTGGTTGCACGAATGGTGGTGGCCAGATCAAGGTGGGGGATGTTGCGATCCTGCGCCAAGTGGGTGGCACAGGCATCGAGAATGGCGGTTCACAAGAGATGCTGCCACAACAACGGGAGTGGCTAGCCAAAGTCGATGAAGCATACTGGAGCGCTGAGTCGAATGACAGTCCTGCGGATGATAGTGAGGTTCGGACTGAAAGTGACGTGGAGCATTCGCCTGCTCGAGACTCTGTCATGTCCGGCGTGGAAGACAATCCAGATATGGTGGATGGCATATACCACGCCCACATTCACGATATTATGAAACACTGGTCAACGATAACTGGCATAGACCTCGACACACTTATGACAACGACCTACAGAGTTGTGGAAAGCGATGTCGGCAAGGATAAACCGGGGGGAGATGTCGAGCGTGTCAATGctctcgccgccgctgccggtGGCGGATGGTAA